The proteins below are encoded in one region of Methanosarcina barkeri 3:
- a CDS encoding carotenoid biosynthesis protein → MPLPSLYFLAFEILVLVLFLACLQNAWQRGSSVAWQLFAGVLFGLLLEWATIQQLDAYKYGSFLVMLGPVPVVVGVAWGTIIYSVRSFSDKTSLPEWARPVLDGLMGLNMDLSMDAIAIRLGMWDWGKGFDYQYFGVPYNNFWAWFWVVFSFSASLRLLSKLPGFWGRWFSPAGAIICGTTGVLITNELITNIPNDLIHYATILAVLGSALLLVLALRPEISIRSQAAFVFLVPLGFHAYFLIAGLVSSVILDPPFLLVVSIVMSIITLGLHRDALNYWYQSNRGSKIEKTGN, encoded by the coding sequence ATGCCCTTGCCAAGTCTATACTTTCTCGCCTTCGAGATTCTGGTTTTAGTGCTCTTTCTGGCCTGTCTGCAAAATGCATGGCAGCGAGGTTCTTCGGTAGCCTGGCAGCTTTTTGCGGGTGTGCTCTTCGGTTTGCTGCTGGAATGGGCTACGATCCAGCAGCTCGACGCTTACAAGTACGGAAGTTTTCTTGTAATGCTCGGGCCTGTCCCTGTGGTCGTTGGGGTGGCCTGGGGAACTATCATCTATAGCGTTCGCTCCTTTTCCGATAAAACCAGCCTTCCGGAATGGGCACGACCTGTGCTCGACGGGCTGATGGGCCTGAATATGGACCTTTCCATGGATGCAATAGCTATCCGCCTGGGCATGTGGGATTGGGGAAAAGGGTTCGATTATCAGTACTTCGGTGTTCCTTACAACAACTTCTGGGCATGGTTCTGGGTTGTGTTTTCATTTTCAGCAAGCCTTCGATTGCTATCAAAGCTGCCTGGTTTCTGGGGGCGCTGGTTCTCCCCTGCAGGAGCTATAATATGCGGCACGACAGGCGTGCTTATTACCAACGAGCTCATTACCAACATTCCCAATGACCTGATACATTATGCTACTATCCTTGCAGTCTTAGGGAGTGCTCTGCTATTGGTTCTGGCATTACGCCCAGAAATCTCGATCCGATCCCAGGCTGCATTTGTCTTTCTTGTGCCTCTCGGATTTCATGCCTATTTCCTGATAGCAGGATTAGTTTCAAGTGTCATACTGGACCCGCCCTTTTTGCTGGTGGTAAGTATAGTTATGAGCATAATAACACTTGGTCTTCATCGAGATGCCCTAAATTACTGGTATCAGTCTAACAGAGGAAGCAAAATAGAGAAAACAGGTAATTGA
- the splB gene encoding spore photoproduct lyase — protein sequence MLQGYDLKEVLMMKPFSPDRVIFEPRSLDYPLGQKIHDYFEGTSTEIIKASIKKISSIIPGSTEGQRYASGKKTLVVTTKKSLKFDVCKPSADFEFSLVNGCPASCEYCYLYTTQSSKPYLRTYVNLDEIFDSIKKHISHSGDRLTTFEVASAGDPLAIEHITGSLARTIEFFGTLDKARLRVVTKFNNVDSLLGLKHNGRTRFRVSINSRYVIENFEHNTASLDERIEAASKLAVAGYPIGFIVAPIMIYDRWKEDYLELFEKLWIRLDRVKSTEPVTFELIQHRFTPAAKKVILERFPNTSLDMDESKRTLKWGKFGRYKYVYPRKDAVEIREYLTSLIGEKFPDARIEYFT from the coding sequence ATGCTACAAGGATATGATTTGAAGGAGGTGTTAATGATGAAACCATTTTCGCCAGACAGGGTGATTTTTGAGCCCAGATCCCTGGACTATCCCCTCGGACAGAAAATTCACGATTATTTTGAGGGTACCTCTACTGAAATCATAAAGGCGTCCATTAAAAAGATATCCTCTATCATTCCGGGAAGCACTGAGGGACAGAGATATGCAAGTGGCAAGAAAACCCTTGTTGTCACAACTAAGAAAAGCTTGAAATTTGACGTATGCAAACCGTCCGCCGATTTTGAATTTTCACTGGTGAACGGCTGCCCGGCAAGCTGTGAATACTGTTACCTGTATACCACGCAGAGCAGCAAGCCCTATCTCAGGACCTATGTAAACCTGGACGAGATCTTCGATTCCATCAAAAAGCATATCTCCCACAGCGGCGATAGGCTGACTACTTTTGAGGTGGCAAGCGCGGGCGACCCTCTAGCTATCGAACACATCACAGGCAGTCTTGCGAGGACGATCGAGTTTTTCGGAACCCTGGACAAGGCCAGACTGCGGGTCGTAACAAAGTTCAACAACGTCGACTCCCTGCTCGGCCTGAAGCACAACGGCCGGACTCGCTTCCGTGTAAGTATCAACTCCAGGTACGTCATAGAGAACTTCGAACACAACACCGCCAGCCTCGATGAAAGGATTGAAGCCGCTTCAAAGCTTGCTGTAGCAGGATACCCCATCGGCTTTATAGTGGCTCCCATCATGATTTATGACCGCTGGAAGGAGGATTACCTTGAACTCTTTGAAAAGCTCTGGATCAGGCTTGATAGGGTCAAGTCAACTGAACCCGTCACCTTCGAACTCATCCAGCACAGGTTCACTCCTGCCGCAAAGAAGGTCATACTGGAACGTTTCCCAAATACCAGCCTGGATATGGACGAGAGCAAACGCACCCTGAAATGGGGAAAGTTCGGCAGGTACAAATATGTCTACCCACGGAAGGACGCGGTAGAAATCAGGGAATATCTCACCTCGCTGATTGGAGAGAAGTTTCCGGATGCCAGGATTGAGTATTTCACTTAA
- a CDS encoding TolB family protein has translation MGINTENKIIRIALAFIFLISFTSIANAGKETMIVESRLTFSPSIYSDIVTWVETATSSAGMYNLTTGNITGLGHAVINSPSIHGDKVTWWDEENVVVRNISTDKEVKIINASTPAIYGDNLVYVRSKSVDGQPTSDQNAEYNSLYLYNFSTHKETQLTLYEHATYSASIYGNKILWSRSNQAKNPSGWSTNISVYDIPTKRVSDISRTGRAGDGKIYGNIVVWVEHKNGLMNIKDVYMRDIAKHETRQITFDGNSTCPNVYDDRIVLEKTYREGEKWSSDVYMYNISTNETIRITNSTYASEPAIYDDKIVYMDSRNTPEYPEEGDIYLYNLSA, from the coding sequence GTGGGGATCAATACGGAAAATAAAATTATACGTATAGCACTTGCTTTTATTTTTCTCATAAGCTTTACATCAATAGCAAACGCTGGCAAAGAGACTATGATCGTAGAGTCGAGGTTAACATTTAGTCCATCAATCTATAGCGACATTGTTACATGGGTTGAGACTGCTACCAGTTCAGCGGGCATGTATAACCTGACTACTGGAAATATAACTGGACTAGGACACGCTGTGATAAATAGCCCATCTATTCACGGAGATAAAGTTACATGGTGGGACGAAGAAAACGTAGTTGTACGTAATATTTCCACTGACAAAGAGGTTAAAATCATTAATGCGAGTACACCAGCGATCTATGGTGACAACCTTGTGTATGTAAGGTCAAAATCTGTTGATGGTCAGCCTACCTCTGACCAAAACGCTGAATATAACAGTTTATATTTATACAATTTCAGCACCCATAAAGAAACTCAGCTAACTCTGTATGAACATGCAACCTACAGTGCTTCTATTTATGGGAATAAGATTTTATGGAGCCGGTCAAATCAGGCAAAAAATCCAAGCGGATGGAGTACAAATATTTCCGTATACGACATACCCACAAAAAGAGTAAGTGACATCAGCAGAACTGGTAGAGCAGGTGATGGTAAAATTTACGGAAACATTGTTGTGTGGGTAGAACACAAAAACGGATTAATGAATATAAAGGATGTCTATATGCGAGATATTGCCAAACATGAAACACGCCAAATCACTTTTGATGGCAATTCGACCTGTCCGAATGTATATGATGATAGAATAGTGTTGGAAAAAACATACAGAGAAGGAGAAAAATGGTCGAGTGATGTTTATATGTACAATATCTCAACCAATGAAACTATTCGCATCACTAACAGCACTTATGCAAGCGAGCCTGCAATTTACGACGATAAGATTGTGTATATGGACTCACGCAATACTCCAGAATATCCGGAAGAAGGTGACATCTATTTGTATAATCTTTCAGCTTGA